In Archocentrus centrarchus isolate MPI-CPG fArcCen1 chromosome 22, fArcCen1, whole genome shotgun sequence, one DNA window encodes the following:
- the LOC115773134 gene encoding kelch domain-containing protein 1 isoform X2 has translation MDSVFERHCSELVARERSGHTAVLHDNLLYVWGGYMSVADEEVFLPNDEIWVYELEAGIWKVFHMDGQVPPSMSGTCGCSMNGHMYIFGGCDDNGQTNQMYCVDLADGKYTWKRIMHEFGSAPSHRDKLSCWVYNGRLIYFGGYGHKLLTDLDRRSGSFIVDETSWVGDVFWGWNNEVHIFDPMQSSWSEPQTHGRAPAPRAAHASAALGCRGYICGGRVMETRTNDIHCLDFESWTWSEITPLSSTPVGRSWHTLTAVSDSTLFLFGGLSVDCKPMSDGWLFDVETKKWKELEHPFKNKPRLWHTANPGKDADVIVFGGSCDYILLVDTGHCNDALVFQTQPYPLFRICEDYIAKNVRNNEMLKNQLPLLPPKLLKTVQRRISFYRPSKKQTIS, from the exons ATGGATTCCGTGTTTGAGAGGCACTGCTCGGAGCTGGTGGCCAGGGAGCGAAGCGGACATACGGCTGTGCTGCATGACAACCTCCTGTATGTGTGGGGAGGCTATATG tCCGTCGCTGATGAGGAAGTTTTCCTACCCAATGATGAAATCTGGGTATATGAACTAGAAGCAGGTATATG GAAAGTATTTCACATGGACGGGCAAGTCCCTCCTTCCATGTCTGGGACCTGCGGCTGCTCCATGAATGGACACATGTACATATTTGGAGGTTGTGATGACAATGGACAGACCAATCAG ATGTACTGTGTCGACCTGGCAGATGGGAAATATACGTGGAAGAGGATCATGCATGAGTTTGGCTCAGCTCCCTCTCATCGAGACAAATTGTCCTGCTGGGTTTATAATGGACG ACTCATCTACTTTGGTGGTTATGGTCACAAACTTCTGACTGATCTCGACCGGAGGAGTGGAAGCTTTATTGTAGATGAAACTTCAtgg GTGGGAGATGTCTTTTGGGGATGGAACAATGAAGTTCACATATTTGACCCCATGCAGTCCAGCTGGAGTGAACCACAAACCCAT GGCCGCGCTCCTGCTCCGAGGGCGGCCCATGCCAGTGCTGCACTCGGTTGCAGAGGATACATATGTGGAGGTAGAGTCATG gaAACCAGGACAAATGACATTCATTGCTTAGACTTTGAATCGTGGACGTGGTCAGAAAT AACACCATTGTCCTCCACTCCAGTGGGCAGATCATGGCACACGCTCACAGCAGTATCAGACAGCACATTGTTCCTGTTTGGAGGTCTCAGTGTTGATTGCAAACCAATGA GTGATGGGTGGTTGTTTGATGTTgaaacaaagaagtggaaagagTTAGAGCATCCCTTTAAGAATAAGCCAAG GTTGTGGCACACAGCAAATCCAGGCAAAGATGCAGATGTGATTGTGTTTGGTGGAAGTTGTGACTATATCCTGCTTGTTGACACT GGTCACTGCAACGATGCACTTGTTTTTCAGACGCAACCATACCCTCTGTTCAG GATTTGTGAGGATTACATTGCTAAAAATGTGAGAAACAACGAGATGCTCAAAAATCAGCTTCCTCTCCTGCCTCCCAAACTACTGAAGACTGTACAGAGAAGGATTTCTTTCTACAGGCCTTCAAAGAAGCAAacaattagttaa
- the LOC115773134 gene encoding kelch domain-containing protein 1 isoform X1: MDSVFERHCSELVARERSGHTAVLHDNLLYVWGGYMSVADEEVFLPNDEIWVYELEAGIWKVFHMDGQVPPSMSGTCGCSMNGHMYIFGGCDDNGQTNQMYCVDLADGKYTWKRIMHEFGSAPSHRDKLSCWVYNGRLIYFGGYGHKLLTDLDRRSGSFIVDETSWLFCYCQVGDVFWGWNNEVHIFDPMQSSWSEPQTHGRAPAPRAAHASAALGCRGYICGGRVMETRTNDIHCLDFESWTWSEITPLSSTPVGRSWHTLTAVSDSTLFLFGGLSVDCKPMSDGWLFDVETKKWKELEHPFKNKPRLWHTANPGKDADVIVFGGSCDYILLVDTGHCNDALVFQTQPYPLFRICEDYIAKNVRNNEMLKNQLPLLPPKLLKTVQRRISFYRPSKKQTIS, from the exons ATGGATTCCGTGTTTGAGAGGCACTGCTCGGAGCTGGTGGCCAGGGAGCGAAGCGGACATACGGCTGTGCTGCATGACAACCTCCTGTATGTGTGGGGAGGCTATATG tCCGTCGCTGATGAGGAAGTTTTCCTACCCAATGATGAAATCTGGGTATATGAACTAGAAGCAGGTATATG GAAAGTATTTCACATGGACGGGCAAGTCCCTCCTTCCATGTCTGGGACCTGCGGCTGCTCCATGAATGGACACATGTACATATTTGGAGGTTGTGATGACAATGGACAGACCAATCAG ATGTACTGTGTCGACCTGGCAGATGGGAAATATACGTGGAAGAGGATCATGCATGAGTTTGGCTCAGCTCCCTCTCATCGAGACAAATTGTCCTGCTGGGTTTATAATGGACG ACTCATCTACTTTGGTGGTTATGGTCACAAACTTCTGACTGATCTCGACCGGAGGAGTGGAAGCTTTATTGTAGATGAAACTTCAtgg CTCTTTTGTTATTGCCAGGTGGGAGATGTCTTTTGGGGATGGAACAATGAAGTTCACATATTTGACCCCATGCAGTCCAGCTGGAGTGAACCACAAACCCAT GGCCGCGCTCCTGCTCCGAGGGCGGCCCATGCCAGTGCTGCACTCGGTTGCAGAGGATACATATGTGGAGGTAGAGTCATG gaAACCAGGACAAATGACATTCATTGCTTAGACTTTGAATCGTGGACGTGGTCAGAAAT AACACCATTGTCCTCCACTCCAGTGGGCAGATCATGGCACACGCTCACAGCAGTATCAGACAGCACATTGTTCCTGTTTGGAGGTCTCAGTGTTGATTGCAAACCAATGA GTGATGGGTGGTTGTTTGATGTTgaaacaaagaagtggaaagagTTAGAGCATCCCTTTAAGAATAAGCCAAG GTTGTGGCACACAGCAAATCCAGGCAAAGATGCAGATGTGATTGTGTTTGGTGGAAGTTGTGACTATATCCTGCTTGTTGACACT GGTCACTGCAACGATGCACTTGTTTTTCAGACGCAACCATACCCTCTGTTCAG GATTTGTGAGGATTACATTGCTAAAAATGTGAGAAACAACGAGATGCTCAAAAATCAGCTTCCTCTCCTGCCTCCCAAACTACTGAAGACTGTACAGAGAAGGATTTCTTTCTACAGGCCTTCAAAGAAGCAAacaattagttaa
- the LOC115773135 gene encoding uncharacterized protein LOC115773135, translated as MGSGTSRGKRVAPACVTEVNVTKTGTDVTSPQKDSRPFKPLKIHAILRNVRNRAQPDCHSEGQDSDFSGNEEDIDGELDTVMADYEERGSVSVKKTPPKKTFIRSKTYGLCHFSQEETEDDFSSAPRLRAPGRDPEPRDAHSVSRDVNKRGNSAFTHFKKHTSACPTVHNSSSQGSLTGGVLSEDVPTSEKQPTFDSCRGSSLTTPVILYDGSEEELMDTIEREFS; from the exons ATGGGCTCGGGTACAAGCCGAGGGAAAAGAGTCGCACCTGCTTGTGTCACCGAGGTAAACGTGACCAAAACAGGGACCGATGTGACTTCACCTCAGAAGGACAGCCGCCCATTTAAGCCTCTTAAAATTCACGCAATTTTGCGCAATGTGCGTAACCGTGCGCAACCCGACTGCCACAGCGAAGGGCAGGATTCTGACTTTTCTGGGAATGAGGAGGATATTGATGGAGAACTGGACACAGTTATGGCAGATTACGAAGAGCGAGGGAGCGTTTCGGTGAAGAAGACCCCTCCGAAGAAGACTTTCATAAGATCCAAAACATATGGACTGTGTCATTTTAGCCAGGAGGAGACTGAAGACGACTTCAGCTCTGCTCCGAGGCTCCGAGCGCCAGGAAGAGACCCAGAGCCACGTGACGCACACAGCGTGTCAAGAGATGTAAACAAGAGAGGCaattctgccttcacacactttaaaaaacacacatctgCGTGCCCCACTGTGCACAAT TCCTCCTCACAGGGCTCTTTGACAGGAGGGGTTTTGTCGGAAGATGTTCCCACATCAGAAAAACAACC GACTTTCGATAGCTGTCGTGGCTCCTCTCTCACCACGCCAGTCATCCTGTACGATGGATCAGAAGAGGAGCTGATGGACACCATTGAGAGGGAGTTTAGTTGA